One genomic window of Cololabis saira isolate AMF1-May2022 chromosome 3, fColSai1.1, whole genome shotgun sequence includes the following:
- the sh3bp5la gene encoding SH3-binding domain protein 5-like, a, which produces MEQGHLRESPAGSGESDAGDWAETVPAGDPERTTPEAAPGDGCEDSGGEKLQSPYEEELDPRIQNELEQLNEASAEINRLELQLDDARSGYRKILTESARKLNAQSSQLGGCIEKARPYYEARRLAKEAQQETQKAALSYERAVSMHTAAREMVYVAEQGLMADGTNTLDPTWQEMLNHATAKVNEAEEDRLRSEREHMRVTHACQEAEARVQMLQKSLKRLILKSKPYFELKAQFNNILEESKTKVMQLELQVTKVKTRYSVALRNLEQISEQIHAQRGRGLVCAGRSPPVGAESAPAVREEGGACGSAAAPAGKDGGGGGGADLVERYKDREKERERAGSDSLSVFSLQTIASDLEKYDSVEHLGDMSDVGSVTGDDGEKGGAGRRDKLAETAVRERQQQFHKQHHRSFSL; this is translated from the exons ATGGAGCAGGGGCACTTGCGTGAGAGCCCCGCCGGCTCCGGGGAGTCGGACGCGGGGGACTGGGCGGAGACCGTCCCGGCCGGGGACCCGGAGCGGACCACGCCGGAGGCGGCGCCCGGGGACGGCTGCGAGGACTCCGGGGGGGAGAAGCTGCAGAGCCCGTACGAGGAGGAGCTGGACCCCCGGATACAG AACGAACTGGAGCAGCTCAATGAAGCCAGCGCAGAGATCAACAGGCTGGAGCTGCAGTTGGAT GACGCCAGATCCGGCTACCGGAAGATCCTCACCGAGTCTGCCAGGAAGCTGAACGCTCAGAGCTCTCAGCTCGGCGGCTGCATCGAGAAAGCCAGGCCGTACTACGAAGCTCGCCGCCTCGCCAAAGAG GCCCAGCAGGAGACCCAGAAAGCAGCTCTGAGCTACGAGCGAGCCGTGTCGATGCACACGGCCGCCAGGGAGATGGTGTACGTGGCGGAGCAGGGCCTGATGGCCGACGGCACCAACACTCTGGATCCCACCTGGCAGGAAATGCTGAACCACGCCACGGCCAAG GTGAACGAGGCCGAGGAGGACCGGCTACGCAGCGAGCGCGAGCACATGCGCGTCACGCACGCCTGCCAGGAGGCAGAGGCCCGGGTCCAGATGCTGCAGAAGTCCCTGAAGAGGCTCATCCTCAAGTCCAAGCCCTACTTCGAGCTCAAGGCCCAGTTCAACAACATCCTGGAG GAGAGCAAGACGAAGGTCatgcagctggagctgcaggtcacCAAGGTCAAGACCCGCTATTCCGTCGCCCTGCGCAACCTGGAGCAGATCAGCGAGCAGATCCACgcccagagggggcggggcctggtcTGCGCTGGGCGGAGCCCGCCGGTGGGGGCGGAGTCGGCCCCCGCGGTCCGGGAGGAGGGCGGGGCCTGCGGCAGCGCGGCGGCACCGGCGGGGAAGgatggcggcggcggcggcggcgcagACCTGGTGGAGCGATACAAGGACCGGGAGAAGGAGCGGGAGCGGGCCGGGTCCGACTCCCTGTCCGTGTTCAGCCTGCAGACCATCGCCTCGGACCTGGAGAAGTACGACTCGGTGGAGCACCTGGGGGACATGAGCGACGTGGGCAGCGTTACCGGGGACGACGGCGAGAAGGGGGGGGCGGGCCGGAGGGACAAGCTGGCCGAGACGGCGGTCAGAGAGCGGCAGCAGCAGTTCCACAAGCAGCACCACCGCAGCTTCAGCTTGTGA